One genomic window of Caballeronia sp. SBC1 includes the following:
- a CDS encoding sensor domain-containing diguanylate cyclase codes for MTRRPNAVIGASVVIAGAILAIAAWVLVEMRQDALTRAQEAATNVLLLVERDTARNLEVYDLSLQAVIEGLEHPGVRDLPPELRRMVLFDRSATAKDMGSLLVLDEAGNVAIDSTSDSPRHINLADRDYFEIHRNSPNVGLYVSHPFEPRLNGGGVSIALSRRLSHPDGSFAGVVVGTLHLNYFRDLFADMHLGAGGSMALMLADGTMLMRRPYDAKVIGRSLIDTANYTRFTQAPSGDFFGTAAIDGVPRWYAFRHIDKFPLVFDVALATQDIYAEWHRRAWIIGSLIGAVDVLILTLAALFAQQLKRRLNMETELRSLARTDGLTKLCNRRAFDEIIQTEWHRAQRSDLPLSLLMIDVDHFKSFNDLYGHSAGDDALAAVARCVGEKIRRPGDSAARYGGEEFAVVLPNTGHEGAVQVAESIRAAVQALGRTHMASMHQVVTVSIGIACVTNRRFAALRVFVNAADGALYDAKGEGRNRVVCESNLAEAHVAAPVTRPKMDSHYDSHYVTGRTQLSGANAG; via the coding sequence ATGACCCGGCGGCCAAATGCGGTAATAGGCGCCAGCGTGGTCATTGCCGGCGCGATCCTGGCCATCGCCGCATGGGTGCTGGTCGAAATGCGGCAGGACGCGCTCACGCGGGCGCAGGAAGCCGCGACCAACGTGTTGCTCCTGGTGGAGCGAGATACCGCGCGCAACCTTGAGGTCTACGACCTGTCGTTGCAGGCGGTCATTGAGGGTCTTGAGCATCCCGGCGTGCGTGACTTGCCACCCGAACTTCGTCGGATGGTGCTGTTCGATCGTTCGGCGACGGCTAAAGACATGGGCTCGTTGCTGGTACTCGATGAGGCGGGGAACGTAGCGATCGATTCCACGTCGGATTCACCGCGCCATATCAACCTGGCCGATCGCGATTACTTCGAGATCCACCGCAACTCGCCGAACGTCGGACTCTACGTCAGTCATCCATTCGAACCGCGGCTGAACGGTGGTGGCGTCAGCATTGCCTTGAGTCGGCGACTATCGCACCCGGACGGCAGTTTTGCGGGGGTGGTGGTGGGAACCTTGCACCTGAACTATTTCCGAGACCTGTTTGCCGACATGCATCTGGGTGCGGGTGGCTCGATGGCACTGATGCTCGCAGACGGGACGATGCTGATGCGCCGGCCGTACGACGCGAAGGTCATTGGCCGAAGCCTGATAGATACCGCCAACTACACGCGTTTCACTCAGGCTCCCAGCGGTGACTTTTTCGGTACAGCTGCGATCGACGGTGTACCGCGATGGTATGCGTTTCGGCACATCGATAAGTTTCCGTTGGTCTTCGATGTTGCCCTTGCTACCCAGGACATTTATGCGGAGTGGCATCGCCGGGCGTGGATCATCGGCTCGCTGATCGGTGCGGTCGATGTTCTCATCCTCACGCTGGCCGCACTGTTCGCGCAGCAACTCAAACGCCGCCTGAACATGGAAACCGAACTCCGGTCGCTTGCGAGAACCGACGGACTCACGAAACTCTGCAACCGCCGGGCTTTTGACGAAATCATCCAGACGGAATGGCATCGTGCACAGCGCAGCGATTTGCCACTGTCGCTGCTGATGATCGATGTCGATCATTTCAAGAGTTTCAACGACTTGTACGGGCACTCAGCGGGTGACGATGCACTTGCAGCAGTGGCCCGATGCGTTGGCGAGAAAATCCGGCGACCCGGCGATAGCGCCGCGCGCTACGGCGGCGAAGAATTCGCCGTGGTGCTGCCCAATACCGGCCACGAGGGCGCAGTTCAGGTTGCGGAGAGCATTCGGGCGGCAGTGCAGGCGCTCGGCCGCACTCATATGGCCAGCATGCATCAGGTTGTGACGGTCAGTATCGGAATCGCGTGTGTGACCAACCGCCGCTTCGCCGCGCTACGCGTGTTTGTCAATGCTGCGGACGGAGCACTGTATGACGCCAAAGGCGAGGGCCGTAACCGGGTCGTCTGCGAGTCCAATCTCGCAGAAGCTCATGTCGCTGCTCCAGTCACTCGCCCAAAAATGGACAGTCATTACGACAGTCACTACGTAACGGGGCGAACGCAGCTTTCGGGCGCGAACGCGGGTTGA
- a CDS encoding phosphate ABC transporter substrate-binding protein → MDIANKHVRAALLGLVLGLAAQASMAELVVVISASNPLAELSKDQVADIFLGRTAYFPGGGAAVPLDLAEDAASRAEFYRKVTGKSAPQLKAYWSKLIFTGQGQPPRELPDAAAVKKAIVAMPDSIGYIDRSELDASVKAVLTPH, encoded by the coding sequence GTGGACATTGCCAACAAACACGTCAGGGCGGCTCTTTTAGGTTTGGTGCTCGGGTTGGCCGCCCAGGCGTCGATGGCCGAGCTGGTTGTGGTCATATCCGCGTCAAACCCGCTTGCAGAACTCAGCAAAGACCAGGTGGCGGACATTTTCCTCGGCCGCACGGCCTATTTTCCAGGCGGTGGCGCTGCCGTACCGCTCGACTTGGCCGAAGACGCCGCGAGCCGCGCCGAGTTCTACAGGAAGGTGACCGGCAAGTCGGCGCCGCAACTGAAAGCGTATTGGTCGAAGCTGATCTTCACAGGGCAGGGCCAGCCTCCGCGTGAGCTACCAGATGCCGCCGCGGTAAAAAAAGCAATCGTCGCCATGCCCGATTCGATCGGCTACATCGACAGGAGCGAACTGGACGCTAGCGTCAAGGCAGTGCTGACGCCTCACTAG
- a CDS encoding EAL domain-containing protein: MRSPIESNAQFVSNGTCGRLIVLSTALRPVLRRLLEAYVLFPLFAAMLLVLTWTTVIHLISAENVVAQNAAAELSRELADTYQAQMVRNLVSIDQTLKTVKYAYEMKGGAGLSELRDKGLLPPAIVFKVAIVGTDGRLSAATLPQASAAVTVADQPYFQTQRDSADDAPMPFVSEVTRDPGTGSPEITFSRRLQNAAGGFAGVVILSVDPGYFTSSYDYARMGKDGVLALLGTDGIVRAEQVGEQQSWGERLSSTAVRAAAAASTDLASIQPWDHGAPRYTNIRTLHGFPLIAIVGLGREEQAAQLRRHRRAYLLWAGGGSVVLVMLAFVLSRLSWQLAVSRQRARRAQQTYYAASEASLDAFFVFRSERGANGEIVDFVLTDTNRRGGELSGMHRGMLVGKSLDVAFPRCRDDGMFDKLVSVALTAAVEEHEWIHERPGMSSVWLQRQVVRVEDGVVAIIRDISSRKRAEVRRAEQNRVLEMIATSTPLEEVLSYMTRLLESQIAGSVCVALLCDEDGQHLKLGAAPSFPEQYHKQIHGSVIGPDAEPSGRAIHWRQPVYISDVKQDRCLLQQMEGYGMHDYGACWALPILSHDGSALGALTLFVRDPHEPAAVEAQAIAMATRICGIAIERSQAEERIRHMANHDALTGLPNRTLLSDRLNQVLLHAQRYQRGVTVVFIDLDNFKLINDSLGHRAGDDLLKTVAARMVQCVRRTDTVVRLGGDEFVIVLFDQALHDGDITAVIEKIRDTILEPIELNGQTFQVTCSMGLASYPNDGTDAETLLMNADAAMYRAKERGRNNYQLYTAEMNIKVHDRLRLQEQLRHALANGEFRLVYQPQVDLRTEKIFGVEALLRWDHPTDGPVFPATFISLAEETGLIVPIGDWVLHTACCQNKAWQDAGMPPMSMSVNVSARQFQQKEWVARVAHALSTSGLDAQYLELELTESLIMQDLDGAIATMTELQAMGVRLSIDDFGTGYSSLSALKHFPIVRLKIDQSFVRELPDGEDNRAIARAVISLGRQLNLKVIAEGVETERQLDFLRDNDCHEIQGYHYSKPVSPSELERLVREPFTWPVDAAAEDVPS; this comes from the coding sequence ATGCGCAGCCCTATCGAATCAAACGCTCAGTTCGTATCAAACGGCACATGCGGCCGTCTGATCGTATTGAGTACGGCGCTGCGTCCCGTTCTGCGACGCCTGCTCGAAGCCTATGTCCTGTTTCCGCTGTTCGCGGCGATGTTGCTTGTGCTCACCTGGACTACCGTTATCCATCTGATCAGTGCAGAAAACGTCGTTGCTCAGAATGCAGCGGCGGAATTGAGCCGCGAACTCGCCGATACCTACCAGGCGCAAATGGTGCGCAATCTGGTCTCTATCGACCAGACGCTAAAGACCGTCAAATACGCCTACGAGATGAAAGGCGGCGCAGGATTGTCCGAGCTTCGGGACAAGGGGCTCCTTCCGCCAGCCATCGTGTTCAAGGTGGCCATTGTCGGCACTGATGGCCGGTTGAGCGCCGCAACCCTGCCTCAGGCGTCAGCAGCGGTAACGGTAGCGGACCAGCCGTATTTCCAGACGCAGCGCGATTCCGCCGACGATGCCCCAATGCCCTTTGTGAGTGAGGTCACGCGCGACCCCGGCACGGGGTCCCCCGAAATCACATTCAGCCGCCGGCTGCAGAACGCAGCCGGCGGTTTCGCCGGGGTCGTCATTCTGTCGGTAGACCCCGGCTATTTCACGAGCAGCTATGACTACGCGCGGATGGGCAAGGATGGCGTGTTGGCCTTGCTCGGCACGGACGGCATTGTGCGCGCGGAGCAAGTGGGTGAGCAACAGTCGTGGGGCGAACGCCTCTCTTCGACTGCCGTGCGTGCGGCCGCCGCGGCATCGACCGATTTGGCCTCCATCCAGCCTTGGGATCATGGAGCGCCGCGCTACACGAACATTCGCACGCTACACGGCTTTCCGCTCATAGCGATAGTGGGTCTTGGGCGCGAGGAGCAAGCCGCGCAGCTCCGTCGACACCGGCGCGCTTATCTGCTGTGGGCTGGCGGCGGCAGCGTGGTGCTGGTCATGCTGGCGTTTGTACTGAGCCGCTTGAGCTGGCAGCTCGCGGTCAGCCGACAGCGCGCACGCCGGGCACAGCAGACTTACTACGCCGCGTCGGAAGCAAGTCTCGACGCGTTTTTCGTCTTTCGTAGCGAACGCGGAGCCAACGGCGAGATCGTCGACTTCGTGCTGACCGACACGAATCGCCGGGGGGGCGAACTGTCAGGTATGCATCGTGGCATGTTGGTTGGCAAGTCGCTCGATGTCGCGTTTCCTCGCTGTCGCGATGATGGCATGTTTGACAAATTGGTCAGCGTTGCGCTGACGGCGGCTGTTGAGGAGCACGAATGGATACACGAAAGGCCCGGCATGTCCTCGGTATGGCTGCAGCGGCAGGTTGTGCGTGTGGAAGACGGTGTGGTCGCGATCATCCGCGACATCAGCTCGCGCAAACGCGCGGAAGTCCGGCGTGCGGAACAGAACCGGGTGCTGGAAATGATCGCTACCAGCACGCCGCTCGAAGAAGTTCTCTCCTATATGACGCGGCTGCTGGAGTCGCAGATAGCGGGTTCGGTTTGCGTCGCTCTCCTGTGCGACGAAGACGGCCAGCATCTGAAGCTGGGCGCCGCGCCGAGTTTTCCCGAGCAATACCACAAGCAGATCCATGGTTCGGTGATTGGTCCAGACGCCGAGCCGAGCGGACGCGCGATTCATTGGCGCCAGCCGGTGTACATATCGGACGTGAAACAGGACCGGTGCTTGCTCCAGCAAATGGAAGGCTACGGCATGCATGATTATGGCGCCTGCTGGGCACTCCCGATTCTGTCACACGACGGCAGCGCGCTCGGCGCACTGACGCTCTTCGTCCGAGACCCGCACGAGCCCGCAGCCGTCGAGGCGCAGGCCATCGCAATGGCAACGCGTATTTGCGGCATCGCTATCGAGCGTAGCCAGGCGGAGGAGCGCATCCGTCACATGGCGAATCACGACGCGCTGACGGGCCTTCCCAATCGCACTTTGCTGTCGGATCGTCTGAACCAGGTTTTGCTGCACGCGCAACGCTATCAGCGCGGCGTGACGGTGGTGTTCATCGACCTCGACAATTTCAAGCTGATCAACGACAGCCTTGGCCACCGCGCTGGCGACGACCTGTTGAAGACGGTGGCCGCGCGCATGGTTCAATGCGTGCGGCGCACCGATACCGTGGTGCGGCTCGGCGGTGATGAGTTCGTGATCGTTTTATTCGACCAGGCGCTGCACGACGGAGACATAACGGCGGTCATCGAGAAGATTCGCGACACGATTCTCGAACCGATCGAACTGAACGGGCAGACTTTTCAAGTCACGTGCAGCATGGGGTTAGCGAGTTATCCTAACGACGGCACTGATGCCGAAACTCTGCTGATGAACGCTGACGCGGCGATGTATCGCGCAAAAGAGAGGGGCCGCAATAACTACCAGTTGTACACGGCTGAGATGAACATCAAGGTGCACGACAGACTGCGGCTTCAGGAACAGTTGAGGCACGCGCTGGCGAACGGGGAATTCCGGCTGGTGTATCAGCCGCAGGTCGATTTGCGCACGGAGAAAATTTTCGGCGTGGAGGCGCTGTTGCGGTGGGATCACCCGACCGATGGCCCGGTCTTCCCGGCCACGTTTATCTCCCTGGCAGAGGAAACAGGGCTGATCGTACCGATCGGCGACTGGGTGCTGCATACGGCCTGCTGCCAGAACAAGGCCTGGCAGGACGCAGGTATGCCGCCAATGAGCATGTCCGTCAACGTCTCGGCGCGGCAGTTCCAGCAAAAGGAATGGGTCGCGCGGGTGGCGCATGCGCTGAGCACGAGCGGGCTCGACGCTCAGTATCTCGAGCTTGAGCTCACCGAGAGCTTGATCATGCAGGATCTCGACGGGGCGATCGCGACGATGACCGAGTTGCAGGCCATGGGAGTGCGCTTGTCTATCGACGACTTTGGAACCGGGTACTCCAGCTTGAGCGCGTTGAAACACTTCCCGATTGTGCGCCTGAAAATAGATCAGTCGTTCGTGCGCGAACTGCCCGATGGCGAAGATAACCGCGCCATCGCGCGGGCCGTGATCTCACTCGGGCGGCAACTGAATCTCAAGGTCATTGCCGAAGGCGTGGAAACGGAGAGGCAACTTGATTTCCTGCGTGACAACGACTGCCACGAAATTCAGGGTTATCACTACAGCAAGCCCGTCTCGCCGAGCGAGTTGGAACGATTGGTCAGAGAACCTTTCACTTGGCCAGTGGACGCGGCCGCCGAAGATGTACCCAGCTAG